The Streptomyces sp. SS1-1 genome has a segment encoding these proteins:
- a CDS encoding type I polyketide synthase: MPAHASPKQFPDPPLRTPQDVRAWLESAVARATGLDPDTVDPDHPLAELGLGSRQLVTLAADLSALTGRTLDPSLVFDHPTIAALSEAVLGDRPVTPAAPPQRDGTAPHRPDDIAIISMACRLPGADGPDALWRLLDTGREAVGDAPAGRWDTGGLYDPDPEATGKAYSLRGGYLRDIDRFDAAFFGISPREAAAMDPQQRLLLRTSWEAVERAGIVPASLNGSHTGVYVGLYDTGYLAAAGLGQLDGHVGTGTAPSVASGRIAYTLGLRGPAVTVDTACSSSLVALHLAARALAGGECDLALAGGATLLLTPRGHVEFSRLRGLSPSGRCSPFSADADGVVWAEGCGVVLLKRLADARRDGDRVLAVVKGSAINQDGRSQGLSAPSGSAQERVVRAALDAAGLRPHDIDHIEAHGTGTPLGDPIEGRALAAVFGPDRPAGRPLGIGSLKSNIGHTQAAAGIAGVIKTVLALRHERIPASLHAGTPTGHIDWEHGGLRVLDAAHPWPREAGRVRRAGVSAFGISGTNAHVVLEEAPDAPEPRPAGRPGTVLLPLSARGLPALAAQAARLLDHLDTRPGLPLPAVAATLAHHRTHFEHRAVIRAADRDGLLRALRALAEGTADDGLVTGPPRTARPGKVAFVFPGQGSQWPGMARDLLADDPVFADELDRCDAALRPFTGWSVTSVLRGDPAAPDLDRVDVVQPVLFAVMVSLAAVWRARGVRPDAVVGHSQGEVAAACVAGALSLNDAAAVVALRSQALTGLSGTGTMAVVALPHTEVERRTGDGPITVAAVNSGRSTVVSGAVDAVRALVESLEREQVFARVLDVDYASHSDRVEPVRDTVLDELDGVLTQPTAVTWYSTVTTAPVTAEQEAAYWYRNLREPVRFAPTVERMIADGHRCFVELAPHPSLLTALATIDEDLVTVGSLRRDEDGPACLDRAAATLHVHGHDVDWRRLVPPTAPVDLPTYAWDEQRHWIDASPADAPGLFDRAAHPLLGIQLRSADETRWTFRDEWSALTADWLADHTVHGRTVVSGTTLLELCRAALAVARPDRPADVAGLLLLTPLTLPAHGTIEVSVEVSTAGPTAEVTVHSRPRGPQGGDWTPHATASAAEPAEPPAGEPPAWPEEPVPAWDGDTYARLAALGLGYGPAFQGVREATTTGAGTVLARLSLPAAARDTADPYPVHPALLDAALQVAAVLEPLDGGRVLLPVAMTRCVLPPGGATDLLAVVRRTPEPGEDVVLDVTLWDTDGFPAGRLEGVRLRAAHPAEPTGGPEHGRHLYEVAWSPVGPAGPAPEETPAGTVVRRWPAPEPGADPAATAHATAVAALDELRALIALPPDEAPACTVWVTTSAVAATDTDTAAGYAHAVLWGMVRGARAEHPDLGLTLVDVDTDDREPPLSAVLDTGEPELALRGDQFLAPRLVRARPARPGAGPAIPTDGTVLITGGLGAVGRRIARLLAELGVSRLLLTSRQGAEDPRAGDATAELTALGAQVEIAACDVADEAALAEVLNRVGDEAPLRGVVHCAGVLADGVLAETTPERLAEVLRPKADGAAHLHRLTAGLDLGLFLLVSSAAGVVGTPGQANYAAANAFLDQLAHHRRACGLPAHSVSYGVWAGEGLAAEHADLERMARLGHRALTPEQGAALTALALRYDTAHLVAWSLDLPRLRAAAPAGALWRSLLPARPAAPAGGPTLAERLSRLPENERAARVLALVREEAAQALGLRSADAVRPDQPLRDLGMDSVTAVDLRNRVGTRIGARLPATLLFDHPTPARLTGHLLAAVLGRPAPAKATRPAPTPSAQEPVALVAMACRLPGGARDPEGLWRLLAEGRDAVGPFPDARWDVEALYDPDPDAPGKSYAREGGFLDDIDSFDAAFFGITPKEAAAMDPQQRLLLETAWESLERAGIVPADLAGSSTGVYVGMFGSDYLSGTRLDQLDGYVGTGSALSVASGRLAYTLGLNGPALTVDTACSSSLVAVHLAAQALRSGECDLALAGGVTLMVTPGTFVEFSRLRGLSPTGRCRSFSDAADGAVWAEGAGMLVLKRLGDARRDGDRVLAVLRGTAVNQDGRSQGLSAPNGPAQERVIRRALEQSGLRPADIDHVEAHGTGTTLGDPIEAGALAEVFGACRPDGRPLYVGSLKSNVGHAQAASGVLGLIKVVQSLRHGTLPRTLHADPPSRHVDWEHSGLRLLHEETAWPSSADRVRRAGVSAFGISGTNAHVIVEEAPPASTPTPEPSTGTRLFVLSGRGETALRGQAAALARHLADSSTDLHDVAHTLARHRSHFEHRAALVAGDRDELRTALTDLAAGRLTPPGPREDPTGKVAFLYAGHGGQWPGMALDLMTDTPEFAAELTRIDEAVRRHAGWSVLTALRAPEECSPLERTEYLQPVLFAVNAALTAAWRAVGVTPDAVAGHSLGEIAAAHSAGALSLDDAVAVVTGRARAVVLLAGRGGMLSLDVPREHAEELLAPYAGLLFVAAVNGPHATAVSGDAGALADLRRSLDERGVRARPLSTPFASHTPLMAPVREDLLARLSDVRGTPAATPLYSTVLAEPVPGERLDAGYWYANLSEPVRFADTVRRLLDDGHRYFVELSPHPSLGAAVEAVAAEAGVDAVTVGTLRRGAGRRDTLLRSLGALHTAGHTPDWTALFPGDRRADLPTYAFARERHWLAPAPATASGTSPLLGAHVEASDEPGRHLFQTEVDLRDSRFAYLADHRVTGEVWLPGAAFLTMALEAARTVRDGGDVRLTDVAFLQPLRLDASRPIRLQLVLRPAVDGVRDFTVSAAPAGAPDARWERHVTGRVTAAPAAPTDDDPAALRARCDEPADITALHAALATLGIEYGPAFQGLESGRRSRTAAVARLTDRPAAGHLIHPAVLDAAFHTAALPADAPQGRAFVPAGVADLRHTGLRTTPARVTCVLRSVTGDTATLDLRLYDEAGQLLLEACEFRLAALSPLDGALFETRWQPRPAAAEPPAPGPWLLLTDTSGVATDLARRLDGSAPHVIAREGREFAEEGPGLYVLDLADPDHLARLLDEAFPHEPPRHVVQSTALDAPAIEDGPTAGEAARLACLSTLHLVRALAERAWAPRLHIVVRGSQAAGDSTHVTHPQQALAWGFGLAVAQEHPELRTTLVDLPPTGGTDALWTQLRHADDERLVALRPDGRHVPRSPAPAPTTPDAPPRPAPT; the protein is encoded by the coding sequence ATGCCTGCGCACGCGTCCCCGAAGCAGTTCCCCGATCCGCCCCTGCGCACCCCGCAGGACGTCCGGGCCTGGCTGGAGTCGGCCGTCGCCCGGGCGACCGGACTCGACCCGGACACCGTCGACCCCGACCATCCTCTCGCCGAACTCGGCCTGGGGTCACGCCAGTTGGTGACCCTGGCCGCCGACCTGTCCGCCCTCACCGGCCGGACCCTCGACCCCTCCCTGGTCTTCGACCACCCCACGATCGCGGCGCTCTCCGAAGCCGTCCTCGGCGACCGGCCCGTCACCCCGGCCGCACCCCCGCAGCGCGACGGCACGGCCCCGCACCGCCCCGACGACATCGCGATCATCTCCATGGCCTGCCGGCTGCCCGGCGCCGACGGCCCCGACGCGCTGTGGCGGCTCCTCGACACGGGCCGGGAAGCCGTCGGCGACGCGCCCGCGGGCCGCTGGGACACCGGCGGCCTGTACGACCCCGACCCGGAGGCGACCGGCAAGGCGTACTCCCTGCGCGGCGGCTACCTCCGCGACATCGACCGCTTCGACGCCGCGTTCTTCGGCATCTCCCCCCGCGAGGCGGCGGCCATGGACCCCCAGCAGCGGCTCCTGCTGCGGACCTCCTGGGAGGCCGTCGAACGCGCCGGCATCGTCCCCGCCTCCCTGAACGGCAGCCACACCGGCGTCTACGTCGGCCTCTACGACACCGGCTACCTGGCCGCGGCCGGACTCGGCCAACTCGACGGGCACGTCGGCACCGGCACCGCGCCCAGCGTCGCCTCCGGCCGCATCGCCTACACGCTCGGCCTGCGCGGACCGGCGGTCACCGTCGACACCGCCTGCTCCTCCTCCCTGGTCGCCCTGCACCTGGCGGCACGGGCGCTGGCGGGCGGCGAGTGCGACCTCGCCCTGGCCGGCGGCGCCACCCTGCTGCTCACCCCGCGCGGGCACGTCGAGTTCAGCCGGTTGCGCGGCCTGTCGCCGTCCGGGCGGTGCAGCCCCTTCTCCGCCGACGCCGACGGCGTCGTCTGGGCGGAGGGCTGCGGTGTCGTCCTCCTCAAACGGCTCGCGGACGCCCGCCGGGACGGCGACCGGGTCCTCGCCGTCGTCAAGGGCTCCGCGATCAACCAGGACGGCCGCAGCCAGGGCCTCAGCGCCCCCAGCGGATCCGCCCAGGAACGCGTGGTGCGGGCCGCGCTCGACGCGGCCGGGCTGCGCCCGCACGACATCGACCACATCGAGGCCCACGGCACCGGCACCCCGCTCGGCGACCCCATCGAAGGGCGCGCCCTGGCCGCCGTGTTCGGGCCGGACCGCCCCGCCGGCCGGCCCCTCGGCATCGGCTCCCTGAAGTCCAACATCGGGCACACCCAGGCCGCCGCGGGCATCGCCGGCGTCATCAAGACCGTCCTGGCCCTCCGCCACGAGCGGATACCGGCGTCCCTGCACGCCGGGACGCCCACCGGGCACATCGACTGGGAGCACGGCGGACTGCGCGTCCTCGACGCGGCGCACCCCTGGCCGCGGGAGGCCGGACGGGTGCGGCGCGCCGGAGTGAGCGCGTTCGGCATCAGCGGCACCAACGCCCACGTCGTGCTGGAGGAGGCCCCCGACGCGCCGGAGCCCCGGCCCGCCGGCCGGCCCGGGACCGTCCTTCTCCCGCTCTCCGCGCGCGGCCTCCCGGCGCTCGCCGCCCAGGCCGCCCGACTGCTCGACCACCTCGACACGCGGCCCGGCCTGCCGCTGCCCGCCGTCGCCGCCACCCTCGCCCACCACCGCACCCACTTCGAGCACCGGGCCGTCATCAGGGCGGCCGACCGGGACGGCCTGCTGCGCGCCCTGCGCGCGCTCGCCGAGGGCACGGCCGACGACGGCCTCGTCACCGGCCCGCCCCGGACGGCCCGCCCCGGCAAGGTGGCGTTCGTCTTCCCCGGCCAGGGCTCCCAGTGGCCCGGCATGGCACGCGACCTCCTCGCCGACGACCCGGTGTTCGCCGACGAACTCGACCGCTGCGACGCCGCCCTGCGTCCCTTCACCGGCTGGTCGGTGACCTCCGTCCTGCGCGGCGACCCCGCGGCCCCCGACCTGGACCGCGTCGACGTCGTCCAGCCGGTCCTGTTCGCCGTGATGGTGTCGCTGGCCGCCGTGTGGCGGGCCCGCGGCGTCCGCCCGGACGCCGTCGTCGGGCACAGCCAGGGCGAGGTCGCCGCGGCCTGCGTCGCCGGAGCGCTCAGCCTCAACGACGCCGCCGCCGTCGTCGCCCTGCGCAGCCAGGCCCTGACCGGCCTGTCCGGCACCGGCACGATGGCCGTCGTCGCGCTGCCGCACACCGAGGTGGAACGCCGGACCGGCGACGGCCCGATCACCGTCGCGGCCGTCAACAGCGGCCGCTCGACGGTCGTTTCGGGAGCCGTCGACGCCGTCCGCGCCCTCGTCGAGAGCCTGGAACGGGAGCAGGTCTTCGCCCGCGTCCTCGACGTCGACTACGCCTCCCACAGCGACCGCGTCGAGCCGGTGCGCGACACCGTCCTCGACGAACTCGACGGCGTGCTCACCCAGCCCACCGCCGTCACCTGGTACTCCACGGTCACCACCGCGCCCGTCACCGCCGAGCAAGAAGCCGCGTACTGGTACCGCAACCTGCGCGAACCCGTCCGCTTCGCGCCCACCGTCGAGCGCATGATCGCGGACGGCCACCGCTGCTTCGTCGAACTCGCCCCGCACCCCTCCCTGCTGACCGCCCTCGCCACCATCGACGAGGACCTGGTGACGGTCGGCTCGCTGCGCCGCGACGAGGACGGCCCCGCCTGCCTGGACCGCGCCGCCGCCACGCTTCACGTCCACGGCCACGACGTCGACTGGCGCCGGCTCGTGCCGCCCACCGCCCCCGTCGACCTGCCCACCTACGCCTGGGACGAGCAGCGCCACTGGATCGACGCCTCCCCGGCGGACGCGCCGGGCCTGTTCGACCGGGCCGCGCACCCGTTGCTCGGCATCCAGCTCCGCTCCGCCGACGAGACCCGCTGGACCTTCCGCGACGAGTGGTCGGCGTTGACCGCCGACTGGCTCGCCGACCACACCGTCCACGGCCGTACGGTCGTCTCCGGCACCACCCTGCTCGAACTGTGCCGCGCCGCCCTCGCCGTGGCCCGCCCGGACCGGCCCGCCGACGTCGCCGGGCTGCTGCTCCTCACCCCGCTCACCCTGCCCGCGCACGGCACCATCGAGGTGTCCGTCGAGGTGAGCACGGCCGGGCCCACGGCCGAGGTCACCGTCCACAGCCGGCCGCGCGGCCCGCAGGGCGGCGACTGGACCCCGCACGCCACGGCGTCCGCCGCCGAACCGGCCGAACCGCCCGCCGGCGAACCGCCCGCCTGGCCCGAGGAGCCCGTACCCGCCTGGGACGGGGACACCTACGCCCGCCTCGCCGCCCTCGGCCTCGGCTACGGGCCCGCCTTCCAGGGCGTACGGGAGGCCACCACGACCGGCGCCGGGACCGTCCTCGCCCGGCTCTCCCTCCCGGCCGCCGCCCGGGACACCGCCGACCCGTACCCGGTCCACCCCGCCCTGCTCGACGCCGCCCTCCAGGTGGCCGCCGTCCTCGAACCGCTCGACGGCGGACGGGTGCTGCTGCCGGTGGCGATGACCCGGTGCGTCCTGCCGCCCGGCGGGGCGACCGACCTGCTCGCCGTCGTCCGCAGGACCCCGGAGCCCGGCGAGGACGTCGTCCTGGACGTCACCCTGTGGGACACCGACGGCTTCCCGGCCGGCCGGCTGGAGGGCGTACGCCTGCGGGCCGCGCACCCGGCCGAGCCGACCGGCGGCCCGGAGCACGGCCGCCATCTGTACGAGGTGGCCTGGTCCCCGGTCGGCCCCGCCGGACCCGCACCCGAGGAGACGCCCGCCGGTACCGTCGTACGCCGCTGGCCCGCCCCGGAGCCCGGCGCCGACCCGGCCGCCACGGCCCACGCGACGGCGGTGGCCGCGCTGGACGAACTGCGGGCGCTGATCGCCCTCCCGCCGGACGAGGCCCCCGCATGTACCGTCTGGGTCACCACGAGCGCCGTCGCGGCCACGGACACGGACACCGCCGCCGGGTACGCGCACGCCGTGCTGTGGGGGATGGTCCGCGGGGCGCGCGCCGAGCACCCCGACCTGGGACTGACCCTGGTCGACGTCGACACGGACGACCGGGAACCGCCGCTCTCCGCCGTCCTGGACACCGGCGAACCCGAACTCGCGCTGCGCGGGGATCAGTTCCTCGCCCCCCGTCTCGTCCGCGCCCGTCCCGCCCGGCCCGGCGCCGGGCCCGCGATCCCCACCGACGGCACCGTTCTGATCACCGGTGGCCTCGGTGCCGTGGGCCGCCGCATCGCCCGCCTCCTCGCCGAACTCGGCGTTTCGCGCCTGCTGCTGACGTCACGTCAGGGCGCTGAGGACCCGCGTGCCGGCGACGCGACGGCCGAACTGACCGCGCTCGGCGCCCAGGTGGAGATCGCCGCCTGCGACGTGGCCGACGAGGCCGCCCTCGCCGAAGTCCTCAACCGCGTCGGCGACGAGGCACCCCTGCGCGGGGTCGTCCACTGCGCCGGCGTCCTGGCCGACGGCGTACTCGCCGAGACGACCCCGGAGCGGCTGGCCGAGGTCCTGCGCCCGAAGGCCGACGGCGCCGCCCATCTGCACCGCCTCACCGCGGGCCTCGACCTCGGCCTGTTCCTCCTCGTCTCCTCCGCCGCGGGCGTCGTCGGCACCCCCGGACAGGCCAACTACGCCGCCGCCAACGCCTTCCTCGACCAGCTCGCCCACCACCGGCGTGCCTGCGGCCTGCCCGCCCACTCCGTCTCCTACGGCGTCTGGGCGGGGGAGGGGCTGGCCGCCGAACACGCCGACCTGGAGCGCATGGCCCGCCTCGGGCACCGCGCCCTCACCCCCGAGCAGGGCGCCGCCCTGACCGCACTCGCCCTGCGGTACGACACCGCGCACCTGGTCGCCTGGTCCCTCGACCTGCCCCGGCTGCGCGCCGCCGCGCCCGCCGGCGCCCTGTGGCGGTCCCTGCTGCCCGCCCGGCCGGCCGCCCCGGCGGGCGGACCCACACTCGCGGAGCGGCTGTCCCGGCTGCCCGAGAACGAACGCGCCGCCCGTGTCCTCGCCCTGGTCCGCGAGGAGGCCGCCCAGGCCCTCGGCCTGCGCTCGGCCGACGCGGTCCGCCCCGACCAGCCGCTGCGCGACCTCGGCATGGACTCGGTGACCGCCGTCGACCTGCGCAACCGCGTCGGCACCCGCATCGGCGCCCGGCTCCCCGCCACCCTCCTCTTCGACCACCCCACCCCGGCCCGCCTCACCGGCCACCTGCTGGCCGCCGTCCTCGGCCGCCCGGCCCCCGCGAAGGCCACCCGGCCCGCGCCCACGCCCTCCGCGCAGGAGCCGGTGGCCCTCGTCGCCATGGCCTGCCGGCTGCCCGGCGGCGCCCGCGACCCCGAGGGCCTGTGGCGGCTCCTCGCCGAGGGCCGGGACGCCGTCGGCCCGTTCCCGGACGCGCGGTGGGACGTCGAGGCGCTGTACGACCCCGACCCGGACGCGCCCGGCAAGTCCTACGCCCGCGAGGGCGGGTTCCTCGACGACATCGACTCCTTCGACGCCGCGTTCTTCGGCATCACCCCGAAGGAGGCGGCGGCCATGGACCCCCAGCAGCGTCTGCTCCTGGAGACCGCCTGGGAGTCGCTGGAACGCGCCGGCATCGTCCCCGCCGACCTCGCGGGCAGCAGCACCGGCGTCTACGTCGGCATGTTCGGCAGCGACTACCTCTCCGGCACCCGGCTCGACCAGCTCGACGGCTACGTCGGCACCGGCTCCGCCCTCAGCGTCGCCTCCGGGCGGCTCGCGTACACGCTCGGGCTGAACGGCCCCGCCCTCACCGTCGACACCGCGTGCTCGTCCTCCCTGGTGGCCGTCCACCTGGCGGCGCAGGCCCTGCGGTCCGGCGAGTGCGACCTCGCGCTCGCCGGCGGTGTCACCCTGATGGTCACCCCGGGGACCTTCGTCGAGTTCAGCCGGCTGCGCGGGCTGTCCCCGACGGGCCGCTGCCGCTCGTTCTCCGACGCCGCCGACGGCGCCGTCTGGGCGGAGGGCGCCGGCATGCTCGTCCTCAAACGCCTCGGCGACGCGCGGCGCGACGGCGACCGGGTGCTGGCCGTGCTGCGCGGCACCGCCGTCAACCAGGACGGCCGCAGCCAGGGCCTGTCCGCACCCAACGGCCCCGCCCAGGAACGGGTGATCCGGCGTGCGTTGGAGCAGTCCGGGCTGCGGCCCGCCGACATCGACCACGTCGAGGCGCACGGCACCGGCACCACCCTCGGCGACCCGATCGAGGCGGGCGCGCTCGCGGAGGTCTTCGGCGCCTGCCGCCCCGACGGGCGTCCGCTGTACGTCGGTTCGCTGAAGTCCAACGTCGGGCACGCCCAGGCCGCCTCGGGCGTCCTCGGCCTGATCAAGGTCGTGCAGTCCCTGCGCCACGGCACCCTGCCGCGCACCCTGCACGCCGACCCGCCCAGCCGGCACGTCGACTGGGAGCACAGCGGGCTGCGCCTGCTGCACGAGGAGACCGCCTGGCCCTCCTCGGCCGACCGGGTGCGGCGCGCGGGCGTCAGCGCCTTCGGGATCAGCGGCACCAACGCGCACGTCATCGTGGAGGAGGCCCCGCCCGCGTCCACCCCCACGCCCGAACCCTCCACCGGCACCCGGCTGTTCGTGCTGTCCGGCCGCGGCGAGACCGCGCTGCGCGGACAGGCCGCCGCCCTCGCCCGGCACCTGGCCGACAGCTCCACCGACCTGCACGACGTCGCCCACACCCTGGCCCGCCACCGCAGCCACTTCGAGCACCGCGCCGCCCTCGTGGCCGGCGACCGCGACGAGCTGAGGACCGCCCTGACCGACCTCGCGGCCGGCCGGCTGACCCCGCCCGGCCCCCGCGAGGACCCCACCGGCAAGGTCGCCTTCCTCTACGCCGGACACGGCGGCCAGTGGCCCGGCATGGCCCTGGACCTGATGACCGACACCCCGGAGTTCGCCGCCGAACTGACCCGGATCGACGAGGCGGTGCGGCGGCACGCCGGCTGGTCCGTGCTCACCGCGCTGCGGGCACCCGAGGAGTGCTCCCCGTTGGAACGCACCGAGTACCTCCAGCCGGTCCTCTTCGCCGTCAACGCGGCGCTCACCGCCGCCTGGCGCGCGGTCGGCGTCACCCCGGACGCCGTGGCCGGGCACAGCCTCGGTGAGATCGCCGCCGCCCACAGCGCGGGCGCCCTCTCCCTGGACGACGCCGTCGCCGTCGTCACCGGCCGCGCCCGGGCCGTCGTCCTCCTCGCCGGACGCGGCGGCATGCTCTCCCTCGACGTGCCGCGCGAGCACGCCGAGGAACTGCTCGCCCCCTACGCCGGGCTGCTGTTCGTCGCCGCCGTCAACGGACCGCACGCCACGGCCGTGTCCGGCGACGCCGGCGCCCTGGCCGACCTGCGCCGGAGCCTGGACGAGCGGGGCGTGCGGGCACGGCCGCTGTCCACGCCGTTCGCCTCGCACACCCCGCTGATGGCCCCGGTCCGCGAGGACCTGCTCGCCCGGCTCTCCGACGTCCGGGGCACACCCGCGGCGACCCCGCTGTACTCGACGGTCCTGGCCGAACCCGTACCCGGCGAGCGCCTCGACGCCGGGTACTGGTACGCCAATCTCAGCGAACCCGTCCGGTTCGCCGACACGGTCCGGCGCCTCCTCGACGACGGGCACCGCTACTTCGTCGAACTCAGCCCGCACCCGTCGCTCGGCGCCGCCGTCGAAGCGGTGGCGGCCGAGGCCGGCGTCGACGCGGTCACGGTCGGCACCCTGCGCCGCGGCGCGGGCCGGCGCGACACGCTGCTGCGCTCCCTGGGCGCCCTCCACACGGCCGGCCACACCCCCGACTGGACGGCGCTGTTCCCCGGGGACCGCCGCGCCGACCTGCCGACCTACGCCTTCGCCCGCGAACGCCACTGGCTCGCCCCGGCCCCGGCGACCGCGTCCGGCACCTCGCCACTGCTCGGCGCGCACGTCGAGGCCAGCGACGAACCGGGCCGGCACCTCTTCCAGACCGAGGTGGACCTGCGCGACAGCCGCTTCGCCTACCTCGCCGACCACCGCGTGACCGGCGAGGTGTGGCTGCCCGGCGCGGCCTTCCTGACCATGGCGCTGGAAGCCGCCCGCACCGTCCGGGACGGCGGCGACGTACGGCTCACCGACGTCGCCTTCCTCCAGCCGCTGCGCCTGGACGCGTCCCGGCCGATCCGGCTGCAACTCGTCCTGCGGCCCGCCGTCGACGGCGTCCGGGACTTCACCGTCTCCGCCGCCCCGGCCGGCGCCCCGGACGCCCGCTGGGAACGGCACGTGACCGGCCGCGTCACCGCCGCCCCCGCCGCCCCCACCGACGACGACCCGGCCGCCCTGCGCGCCCGCTGCGACGAACCCGCCGACATCACCGCCCTGCACGCCGCCCTGGCCACCCTCGGCATCGAGTACGGACCCGCATTCCAGGGCCTGGAGTCGGGCCGCCGTTCCCGCACCGCGGCCGTCGCCCGCCTCACCGACCGGCCCGCCGCCGGGCACCTGATCCACCCCGCCGTCCTCGACGCCGCCTTCCACACGGCCGCCTTGCCCGCCGACGCCCCGCAGGGCCGCGCGTTCGTCCCGGCCGGCGTCGCCGACCTCCGCCACACCGGGCTGCGCACCACCCCCGCCCGGGTGACCTGCGTCCTGCGGTCCGTCACCGGAGACACCGCCACCCTGGACCTCCGCCTGTACGACGAGGCGGGCCAACTCCTACTGGAGGCATGTGAGTTCAGGCTCGCCGCGCTGTCCCCGCTCGACGGGGCGCTGTTCGAGACGCGCTGGCAGCCCCGCCCGGCCGCCGCCGAACCCCCGGCACCGGGCCCCTGGCTCCTCCTCACCGACACGTCCGGGGTCGCCACGGACCTGGCCCGGCGCCTGGACGGCTCCGCACCCCACGTCATCGCCCGCGAGGGACGGGAGTTCGCCGAGGAGGGGCCGGGCCTGTACGTGCTCGACCTCGCCGACCCGGACCACCTGGCCCGGCTGCTCGACGAGGCGTTCCCGCACGAACCTCCCCGGCACGTCGTGCAGTCGACCGCGCTCGACGCCCCCGCGATCGAGGACGGCCCCACGGCCGGGGAAGCCGCCCGGCTGGCCTGCCTGAGCACCCTGCACCTGGTGCGGGCCCTCGCGGAGCGGGCCTGGGCGCCCCGCCTGCACATCGTCGTCCGCGGCAGCCAGGCCGCCGGCGACAGCACCCACGTCACCCACCCCCAGCAGGCGCTCGCCTGGGGCTTCGGGCTCGCCGTCGCGCAGGAGCACCCCGAGCTGCGCACCACCCTGGTCGACCTGCCGCCCACCGGCGGCACCGACGCCCTGTGGACCCAACTGCGCCACGCCGACGACGAACGCCTCGTCGCCCTGCGCCCCGACGGACGCCACGTCCCCCGCTCGCCCGCACCCGCCCCGACGACTCCGGACGCCCCACCCCGTCCGGCGCCCACCTGA